The genome window TATCCAAGCGACGGGTATCCGCGACATTGCTGCGCTCTCCAGTTGGAAGGCCCAAGTCATCAATGAGGCGCTGAACGTGGCGACTTACTACGCCGTCACTTGCAAGCGCAACATCGCTCAGTTTTCAAATTCCCTCGACCCTGATAGCCAGGTCGGCCTTTTTTTCGGTGAGATGTTCGGTGTCATCAGCCTGACCCCTGATCAAGTACAAAGGATCGAGAGGATAGTTGACGGGATACTGGATGAGTTAAGCGACCCCAGCTTGACGGGCCCCGATTCCAGACGGTTTGTCAGCGGCACCAGCCGCTTGAATCCGGCCGCCACCTACGCCTTTGTGCTCGACGGAGACAGAGAACATAAGCTGTATCTGCTCGATCGTTTCTTTGATCCGGATCTGGATGCTTACCAGAATCGCCTGAACGCGCCCTTCGATATCTCCGCCCACGCCAGAGCCAGTATCCTGATACACGAGTTGACACATTTGAAGACCAAGACTGCCGACATTGCCTACCTTGACAGCATGCGACCGTTCCCTGATCTGTTGAATACACGCAGGCCTGGTGCTCAAGCGCTGAAAACCGACCTGGAGGACATACGCAGGACTGCATTGTCGACGTTGACGCCGGCAACCATGCTGTTCAAGACCTGGGATGATTTGACCGCATCGTGGGAAGACTACGGGCATGACACCGACACCCATCACGTCAAACGTAAAGTGCTTAGCACCACGGGTGCGAATAACCTCGACGACGCTCGGCAGGTGTTCATGAGCAACCCCGACAAACGCATTGACACCATCTTGGCTAACGCCGACTCAGTCACCTACCTGATAACGCAGCTGGGCCGTGTTTTGGAGCCGGGGGCCTGAGCGGCCCCCCCAGGTGACGTCAGTCTTTCTGGTCACGCAGGATGTTACCGGACACACCGTCGATACGTGCTTCGTAGACGCTGCCATCGGATTTGCGCCCTTTGACTTCCCAGTAGCCATTGTCATCGGCTTCGGCGCTATAGACCTCGACATACGCGGCTTTGGTCTTGGCAGTCTCAATGGCCTTTTCGATCGGAATCCAGCCGGCCCCCGGCTTATCGGCAAGGGCCGCGCCGGCACTCAACAGGGCGGTGGTTGCACACAGGGCGACTACGGTTTTCTTGAGCATGTTCGTTCTCCATTGGGGGATGACGGACTCGTGTCCTGTATTTTCTGAGGGTTACAAACGAGAATAAGTTCCAATTGATGTGCAATCGCCATGACTGCGGTTCTCGCCGTCTGCCTCCAGAGGTTAGAATGGGCGAAATCAGGATGAGCCCATGAGCGACAAGCCCCTTTCAGAAGCCGAATATGACGCCATCACCGACGCCGCCGCGCATTGGTGCATGCGACTGCATGCCAGTGATTGCACGGCGGCCGAGCGTCAGGCTTTTGTGCAATGGCACGATGCTCATCCACTGCACGCCTTTGAATACGCGGCCATGCTGGAAATCTGGGATGTCGCCGATCACTTGCCGCGCCATGAACCGGCGCCGGTTGTGCTGCCGCCCACGCCGCGTCGTCGCTTGCGCACTTACGCGGTGGCTGCCGCGGTCTGCCTCGGCGCTTTGCCGCTTGCCGCCTTCACCGGTTGGGAAGCGGGTTGGGTGCCCAATGCCTATGAACGTGTCGAAGCCAGCCATGAGCAACGCAAGGTGACGCTCGGCGATGGCAGCCAGGTCGAGTTGAACCTGGGCACCGAGCTGGTGTTCAGCAACTACAAGGACCAACGCCGGGTCACCTTGAAAAAGGGCGAGGCTTTTTTCAACGTTGCCCATGACAGCAGGCACCCGTTTATTGTGCGGGCTGGCGAGGGGCAGGTGCGGGTCACAGGCACCCAATTCAACGTCTGGAAGTATGAAGACCAGGTACGGGTGATGTTGCTTGAAGGCTCGGTGCAGGTGTCCAGCGACCAGGCCCACGCCAGCGTTGCGCTGAGCCCGGGCATGCAGGCCAGCTATCACCACGGTGAGGCGGCCCCGCAAGTCGTCGCCATCCACCCCAACGACGCAAGCCTGGCATGGCGCCAGGGCAAGCTGGTGCTCGACAACCTGGCGTTGAGCGACGCATTGCCACTGATCAACCGCTACCTGAACAAACCGGTGATGCTGGCAGACGCCAGTACCGGAGCGATTCGCATCGGCGGCATCTACAACCTCAATGAGGTCAACAACCTCGTCCCTTCCCTGCCCAAGGTTTTGCCGGTTTATCTGACGCAGAACCAGGACGGCAACCCCGTACTTAATTCGATCCCGCGCAAAACCCCCAAAGGCTAAGTCTTACGCCTGCACCTGCAGGTCTGTTCGCGCCCATAGTGTCCATTTTTGAAACACCTCCCTCGCCTGAACCGCCCGCCCCCGGCGGATTCATCGTTTTGTCATGCCGACTGTTACATCGCTGAGACAGCCTTGAGGCGGGGCTGCGCATAGGCGGCCATGCGGGCACTGTCTCAACGGTGAAACACCCCAGCCATCCCAGGGTCTCGGTTTAATTACAACCCGCTGAATACCCACAACAAATAAAAAGCGGCACGCGTTCTGCTCTCTCCCTTACAGCGCTGTTTAGGGTCAGCGCTAAGAATAAGGAACACTGCCGTGGACACACATAATCCGAGCTCATTGAGCCTCCTGCTGATCAGTTGTGTACTGAGTGCCAGCGCAAGCCTTCCGGCTTTTGCGGACGGTGATGGTGTGATCGTAGTCCAGCGTCAGGTCCAACCTTATGCAATCGGCCGCTCACGCGGTAAAGACCCCTACCCCACCACCGTGAATGCCAACCCATCAGCGCAAATCCTGCACGCCACCAGCAATGAACTCAGCGACAACGACATCGCTGGTATCAGCAGTGGCTCAAGCATTACACGCAGCATCATGCCCAATGGCGACATCACTGGCCTGAACAACTTCGGCAGCAGTACTGGCCTGGGGGCCGGCAGCGCGGCCGGCCACAACAGTGGTAGCGGAATCTCCGGCACGGTCAATGGGGCGATATCCAGCGGCCTCGCCCCACTGAACAACATCAGCGGCATGGTCGGGGGGGCAATGAAATGAACCACTCCTGGATGCTTATTGCGGCGCTCAGTTGCACAGCGGCAATGGCCGACAGCAACAACAACAACGCAACCATCACCCACTCCGGCAACCAATACGACGGTGTGGTCTCGACCAACCAGGCAGCCGGCGACCAGCAACAACTGAGCAACAACCTCGCCATCGCAGTCGGCCACAACGCGCAGGCAAACCTCTCCGTCACACAAAAAATCAGCGGCGCAGCAGCCGACCGCTCCCTGAACGCCAACGCCGCGATCCAGGGCAATTCTTTCAGCAAAGGCAACGGTGCACTGAGTGTCAACCAGTCCGCCGGGGCCCAGAACCAGATGATCAATGCCGTGCGAATCAGCGTGAGTGCTGGCCCGCAAAGCATCGACGACAGCGTCATGTCGCAACAGACCGTTGCGCTTGCAACCGACTCAGCGTTGACCCCTACCACTGGCAGCCGCCAGGTCGTTACCAGCGACCAGGCCTTCACCGGCAGCCGTGGAGTGGTACAGGTCAACCAGAGCGCCGGGGTGGGGAACCGAGTGGCTAACACCCTGAACTTACGACTCAACTGATGGAGCTGAGTCGATCGCTGGACCGCACCAACACTTAACCAACTAATAGAAGCAAGGAGATACACCATGAAAACTACAATGGCTCTTAAACCACTGGCTTTCGCTCTCGCTGCGCTCATGGCTGTTGCTGCTCAAGCGGGTCAACCCAACCATTATCCACAGCCAGCGCCTACCACCGCGTCTGCGACCACGCTGGATGGTCAATCCAACCACGGCAACGTGGTCACCAATGAAAAAACCAAAAACAACGCGTCGGCCAATGGTTCCTACAACAACATCAGTGGCGTGGCCAACGGCAACGTGCTGAGCGGCGACAACAACCAAGGCAAAAACGATGTGGCCATCGTTTCCGGCGACGCAGACTTCGTGTTCGCCAGCACCGGCACCGCACAATCGAACACCGGTAACAAGGTGCTCAACAGCGGTACTAAAAACAATGCTTCTCTGAACGACAGCGGCAACCACGCTTCGGGCATCATTCAACTGAACTCCGAAGCAGGCACCTCCAACCAAGGCAGCAGCAGTGTTGCAATTGCCTCCGGCAATGGCTCCAGCGGCTCCGCAGCCGTTACCGGCGTGCAGGACGTGTCGGGCAACCTGACCCTCAACCTGAGCAGCGGCCACGGCTGGAGCACCAAACCCGTGGTCAACAATGCCAGCGTGAACAACTCGATGAACTTCAGCTCTGGGGTGTCGAACTCCAACGTTCTGTCGGGCAGCGGCAACCAAGGTCAGAACAACGTAGCAATCACTCGCTTCTGATCCAGATCGGGCCCTGGCAACAGGGCCCTTTTTATTCCAGCGTCCAACAGGTCGTACGATCATGCGCTTCGCAGCCCTTCTTTTACTGCTAGCACTCACCGGCCCTGCCTGGGCAGCGCAAATGGCAGTGGTCATGCCCAATGGCGCGGTGGTCTACAAGAAAGTCGAGAGCATCCGTGAACGCAAGTTCGCCAACCTGGTGGAACAGAAAACCGATTTCAGCTGTGGCGCCGCCGCACTGGCGACCATCCTGCGCCAAGCCTATTGGATGGACGTGGATGAAGACCATGTCATCAAGGGCATGCTGGTCAACGCTGACCAGAATCTGGTGCGCACCCAAGGTTTCTCCATGCTCGACATGAAGCGCTACCTGGAAAGCATCCACATGCGCGCCAAGGGCTACCGGATTACACCTGAGGTACTGACCACCGTAAAAGTGCCGGTTGTGGTGCTGTTGGACATTCGCGGCTACAAGCACTTCGTGGTGTTGCAACGCGCTGACAAGGACTGGGCCTATATCGGCGACCCCGTGCTGGGCAACAAGCGTTACGCCAAGGACGATTTCGTCAAGGGTTGGAACGGCATCGTGTTCGCCGTCATCGGTGAGGGCTATGACAAGGCCAACGCCCTGCTCACCCCGCCCACCCCACTGACCGCCAAGAACCAACTGAACGAGTTCAGCCCGGTACGCGACAGTGAACTGATGGACTTCGGTTTTATCCAGAGCGACTTCTTTTAGAGGCGCAATAAGGAGCAGGACGCTCCAGGAGCACACGATGAACACTTTCCGTTGGCTGACGGTGATGTGCCTGGCAGCCTCTGCACCTGCTTATGCGACCTCGGCGTTCAAGCCGATCGAACTCAAAGACTCGGAAATGGCCGAGCTGCGCGGACGCTATGTGATGCCGGGCCGGATTATCAGCTTTGGCATCGTCATGAGCAGCACCTGGACCAATGCCGCCGGTGCGACCGTCACTGGCACCGCCAATATGCAAGTCAATTCGTCCACCGTGACCCCTCAGTTTTATGTGCAAGTCACCGGCAATGACGGCAACGGCATCGTCAAGCAACCTCAAGGCACCGGCACGGTCATCGGCGGCTCCGGCCTCGGAACGGGACAGGGCGTGACGCAAAGCGTACGCGCCGCTGGCGACGGCAACACCGCCAGCAACGGCGTGGACATCAACGTCACCCAAAACGGTTTGGCCCCCGCCAACTACGTGCAATCAGGGCAAGCGCTAATGGCAGGCCAAACCATCAGCGGTGGCACCGCTGCCGGCCAGGTCACGGT of Pseudomonas fluorescens contains these proteins:
- a CDS encoding PepSY domain-containing protein, with the translated sequence MLKKTVVALCATTALLSAGAALADKPGAGWIPIEKAIETAKTKAAYVEVYSAEADDNGYWEVKGRKSDGSVYEARIDGVSGNILRDQKD
- a CDS encoding FecR family protein gives rise to the protein MSDKPLSEAEYDAITDAAAHWCMRLHASDCTAAERQAFVQWHDAHPLHAFEYAAMLEIWDVADHLPRHEPAPVVLPPTPRRRLRTYAVAAAVCLGALPLAAFTGWEAGWVPNAYERVEASHEQRKVTLGDGSQVELNLGTELVFSNYKDQRRVTLKKGEAFFNVAHDSRHPFIVRAGEGQVRVTGTQFNVWKYEDQVRVMLLEGSVQVSSDQAHASVALSPGMQASYHHGEAAPQVVAIHPNDASLAWRQGKLVLDNLALSDALPLINRYLNKPVMLADASTGAIRIGGIYNLNEVNNLVPSLPKVLPVYLTQNQDGNPVLNSIPRKTPKG
- a CDS encoding C39 family peptidase, which gives rise to MRFAALLLLLALTGPAWAAQMAVVMPNGAVVYKKVESIRERKFANLVEQKTDFSCGAAALATILRQAYWMDVDEDHVIKGMLVNADQNLVRTQGFSMLDMKRYLESIHMRAKGYRITPEVLTTVKVPVVVLLDIRGYKHFVVLQRADKDWAYIGDPVLGNKRYAKDDFVKGWNGIVFAVIGEGYDKANALLTPPTPLTAKNQLNEFSPVRDSELMDFGFIQSDFF